In Microbacterium binotii, one DNA window encodes the following:
- the folP gene encoding dihydropteroate synthase: MGIVNVTPDSFSDGGRFLAHEEAVRHALRLVGEGAQIIDVGGESTRPGAERVGVEVEQERILPVVHALTESGVTVSVDTMNAATAAAAVAAGARIINDVSGGLSDPSILDVAADAHVDIVLGHWRGHSDDMYAPAQYRDLAREVTGELIARMEAAASAGIPPSRLVLDPGVGFAKRGAQNWEMLRALPQVVGIGPRVLVGTSRKRFLGETLGTDDLARRDRATAVTSALAAHAGAWGVRVHDVQATADALAIAEAWRSGGAG, from the coding sequence ATGGGCATCGTCAACGTCACGCCGGACTCCTTCAGCGACGGCGGCCGTTTCCTCGCCCACGAGGAGGCGGTGCGCCACGCGCTGCGGCTGGTGGGTGAGGGCGCCCAGATCATCGACGTGGGCGGCGAGTCCACCAGACCCGGCGCGGAGCGCGTGGGCGTCGAGGTGGAGCAGGAGCGCATCCTGCCGGTCGTGCACGCGCTCACCGAGTCCGGGGTGACCGTGAGCGTCGACACGATGAACGCGGCGACCGCCGCCGCCGCCGTGGCCGCGGGTGCGCGGATCATCAACGACGTCTCCGGCGGACTGTCGGACCCCTCGATCCTGGATGTGGCCGCCGACGCGCACGTGGACATCGTTCTCGGGCACTGGCGCGGCCACTCCGACGACATGTACGCCCCGGCGCAGTACCGCGATCTGGCCCGCGAGGTGACGGGAGAGCTCATCGCACGGATGGAGGCCGCCGCGTCCGCCGGCATCCCGCCGTCTCGCCTGGTGCTCGACCCCGGCGTCGGCTTCGCCAAACGCGGCGCGCAGAACTGGGAGATGCTGCGGGCTCTGCCGCAGGTGGTCGGGATCGGTCCGCGCGTGCTCGTGGGCACGAGCCGCAAGCGGTTCCTCGGCGAGACGCTCGGCACCGACGATCTCGCCCGTCGCGACCGGGCCACCGCCGTCACCAGCGCTCTGGCCGCCCACGCCGGCGCCTGGGGTGTGCGCGTCCACGATGTGCAGGCCACCGCCGACGCCCTCGCGATCGCGGAGGCGTGGCGCTCGGGAGGAGCAGGATGA
- the folB gene encoding dihydroneopterin aldolase, giving the protein MSRDTITLTGLRGLGFHGVYADEKRDGQEFVVDVMMRLDLAPAAVSDDVADTVHYGEIAEEVVAVVTGEPVDLIETLAARIAAVVLARPLVDEVTVTVHKPQAPITVPFADAAVTIVRARGER; this is encoded by the coding sequence ATGAGCCGCGACACGATCACCCTCACCGGCCTGCGCGGCCTCGGCTTCCACGGCGTCTACGCCGATGAGAAGCGTGACGGACAGGAGTTCGTGGTCGACGTCATGATGCGCCTCGACCTCGCCCCGGCAGCCGTGAGCGACGACGTCGCCGACACGGTGCACTACGGCGAGATCGCCGAAGAGGTCGTGGCCGTCGTCACGGGCGAGCCGGTCGATCTCATCGAGACGCTCGCCGCCCGCATCGCCGCCGTCGTGCTGGCGCGCCCGCTCGTCGACGAGGTCACGGTCACGGTGCACAAGCCGCAGGCGCCCATCACGGTGCCGTTCGCCGACGCGGCCGTGACGATCGTGCGCGCCCGAGGCGAGCGATGA
- the folK gene encoding 2-amino-4-hydroxy-6-hydroxymethyldihydropteridine diphosphokinase has product MNRRLAQGFDGSSAPAGAASVTAVIALGSNLGDRGALLDEAAADLSRLPLTTNVRVAPVMETVAVRPDGPDPDAPRYLNTVALVDTRLAPSVLLEFLHRIEADHGRRRRERWGDRTLDLDLIAHGDVRSDTATLTLPHPRAAERDFVLRPWLALDADAVLPGVGRVSDLVEALS; this is encoded by the coding sequence ATGAACCGCCGGCTCGCCCAGGGCTTCGACGGCTCGTCCGCGCCGGCGGGGGCCGCATCCGTCACGGCGGTGATCGCGCTGGGCTCCAACCTGGGCGATCGCGGCGCGCTGCTGGACGAGGCGGCGGCCGACCTCTCGCGGCTCCCGTTGACGACGAACGTGCGCGTCGCTCCCGTCATGGAGACCGTGGCGGTGCGTCCCGACGGACCCGACCCCGACGCGCCCCGCTACCTGAACACCGTCGCGCTGGTGGACACCCGCCTCGCGCCCTCCGTGCTGCTGGAGTTCCTGCACCGCATCGAGGCCGACCACGGCAGGCGCCGGCGTGAGCGGTGGGGCGACCGCACGCTCGATCTCGACCTCATCGCCCACGGCGATGTGCGCTCGGACACGGCGACGCTGACGCTGCCGCATCCGCGCGCCGCCGAGCGCGACTTCGTCCTGCGGCCCTGGCTCGCCCTCGACGCCGATGCGGTGCTGCCCGGTGTCGGCCGTGTCTCCGACCTCGTCGAGGCGCTGTCATGA
- a CDS encoding DUF3180 domain-containing protein: MKRTSPASLAIAVVLGAGVGFLIDQVLTASGQATFTPVLTLPILLALLGALVLVLGIGVRRATRGRSAVPIDPFRAVRIAMLAKAASIVGAAMGGVAIGLSVFLLTRPVIPSVGSFSTLIATIVACVFLVAAALVAESLCTIRKDDDDEPDAGSPGGDTLSHL, encoded by the coding sequence ATGAAGCGCACCTCGCCCGCATCCCTCGCGATCGCCGTCGTCCTCGGCGCGGGCGTCGGCTTCCTCATCGACCAGGTGCTGACGGCGTCCGGTCAGGCGACGTTCACCCCCGTTCTGACGCTGCCGATCCTGTTGGCGCTGCTCGGCGCGCTCGTGCTGGTGCTCGGCATCGGGGTGCGGCGCGCGACGCGCGGACGCTCGGCCGTCCCGATCGATCCGTTCCGAGCCGTGCGCATCGCGATGCTCGCCAAGGCCGCGAGCATCGTCGGTGCGGCGATGGGCGGCGTCGCGATCGGGCTCTCGGTGTTCCTGCTGACGCGGCCCGTGATCCCCTCGGTAGGCTCGTTCAGCACCCTGATCGCGACGATCGTGGCCTGCGTCTTCCTCGTCGCGGCCGCCTTGGTGGCCGAGAGTCTGTGCACGATCCGGAAGGACGACGATGACGAACCCGACGCCGGGAGCCCCGGAGGCGACACCCTCTCCCACCTCTGA
- a CDS encoding PH domain-containing protein, translated as MTNPTPGAPEATPSPTSDEAVLDAGTFDELLESRREGLFVRDGSWHQLARAYRTVQLISLTAALVLVAVAAPVIAAVTGTGWVWIPAGVLLVVLAITLILTPRQIRSFGYRLRENDLVLRRGILFQRVVAVPYGRMQLVDITHGPLDRAFGIAQLKLVTAAAASAVVIPGLTQDAAEKLRDVLIAVAESRRTGL; from the coding sequence ATGACGAACCCGACGCCGGGAGCCCCGGAGGCGACACCCTCTCCCACCTCTGACGAGGCGGTGCTGGATGCGGGCACCTTCGACGAACTGCTCGAGTCCCGTCGGGAGGGACTCTTCGTGCGCGACGGGTCGTGGCACCAGCTCGCCCGCGCCTACCGGACCGTGCAGCTGATCTCGCTCACGGCAGCGCTCGTGCTCGTGGCGGTCGCGGCACCGGTCATCGCGGCGGTCACCGGCACCGGTTGGGTGTGGATCCCCGCGGGCGTGCTGTTGGTCGTGCTGGCCATCACGCTCATCCTGACCCCGCGCCAGATCCGCTCCTTCGGCTACCGGCTGCGCGAGAACGATCTCGTGCTGCGCCGCGGCATCCTCTTCCAGCGCGTCGTCGCCGTTCCCTACGGACGCATGCAGCTCGTCGACATCACCCACGGTCCGCTCGATCGTGCCTTCGGCATCGCGCAGCTCAAGCTCGTGACCGCGGCCGCCGCATCCGCCGTCGTGATCCCGGGGCTCACGCAGGATGCGGCCGAGAAGCTGCGCGACGTGCTGATCGCGGTCGCGGAATCCCGGCGGACGGGACTGTGA
- a CDS encoding PH domain-containing protein produces MTESDAGRSALSDGEWHRLHPLTPLLRGGLFLVVVLGFIVANLRDRLIEIFAPWLAPGFAGPVPGDPVDYVLGHDLVLLALAVVLLVVVALILVFWMSWRFHTFRITGDDVEVRSGVVFRTNRRAPLDRVQGVNLTRPLVARLLGLAKLEVVGAGLDANVRLEYLSTSNAEQVRADILRLASGRALGESRPSGAGPTGSWRSAAVQTASQAMDSLVAGTDEPEVEPASVVRIPPGRVIGSMLLRDSTVVVLAIMIALAVWAATGPGWLVFAILPTMIGFATYVGRGTVRALRYAIAPTDHGVRIVFGILTTVTEILPPGRVHAVRVHQPILWRPAGWWTITVNRLSGSRAGQEAAEAFTRVLPVGTREDAERVVALLLPWLDDAERALLFERGLLGAAADPAFTTTPRRARILRPVSWRRNGFAVTDAALFLRRGRFWRSLVVVPLARLQSIALQQGPIDRALRVASARAHTVAGAVDTSLGAIDVEAARGMFEDVARRAVTAAQSDRSHRWFVEDAATVRPGDRRDEEENG; encoded by the coding sequence GTGACCGAATCGGATGCGGGCCGCTCGGCGCTGAGCGACGGCGAGTGGCATCGGCTGCACCCGCTGACGCCGCTGCTTCGCGGCGGACTGTTCCTGGTCGTCGTCCTCGGCTTCATCGTCGCCAATCTGCGCGACCGGCTGATCGAGATCTTCGCGCCCTGGCTGGCGCCCGGGTTCGCGGGTCCGGTTCCGGGCGATCCGGTGGACTACGTGCTCGGCCACGACCTGGTGCTGCTCGCGCTGGCCGTCGTGCTGCTGGTGGTCGTGGCCCTCATCCTCGTGTTCTGGATGTCGTGGCGGTTCCACACCTTCCGCATCACGGGCGACGATGTCGAGGTGCGCTCCGGGGTCGTCTTCCGCACCAACCGGCGGGCGCCGCTCGACCGCGTGCAGGGCGTGAACCTCACGCGGCCTCTCGTGGCGCGGCTGCTCGGTCTCGCCAAGCTCGAGGTGGTCGGTGCCGGCCTCGACGCCAACGTGCGCCTCGAGTACCTCTCGACCTCCAACGCGGAACAGGTGCGCGCCGACATCCTGCGCCTCGCTTCCGGCCGCGCGCTCGGTGAGAGCCGACCGAGCGGTGCCGGCCCCACGGGGTCGTGGCGCTCGGCGGCCGTGCAGACCGCCTCGCAGGCGATGGACTCGCTCGTGGCGGGAACCGACGAGCCCGAGGTGGAGCCCGCATCCGTCGTCCGCATCCCGCCCGGCCGGGTCATCGGCTCCATGCTCCTGCGCGACTCGACCGTGGTGGTGTTGGCGATCATGATCGCGCTCGCCGTCTGGGCGGCGACCGGCCCGGGCTGGCTCGTGTTCGCGATCCTTCCCACCATGATCGGATTCGCGACTTACGTGGGCCGGGGGACGGTGCGTGCCCTGCGCTACGCGATCGCGCCGACCGACCACGGCGTGCGCATCGTGTTCGGCATCCTCACGACCGTCACCGAGATCCTTCCGCCGGGTCGGGTGCATGCGGTGCGTGTGCACCAGCCGATCCTCTGGCGCCCCGCGGGATGGTGGACGATCACCGTCAACAGGTTGTCCGGCTCGCGGGCGGGCCAGGAGGCGGCGGAGGCGTTCACCCGCGTGCTGCCGGTCGGCACGCGCGAAGACGCCGAGCGGGTGGTCGCGCTGCTGCTGCCCTGGCTCGACGACGCCGAACGCGCGCTCCTGTTCGAGCGCGGTCTGCTCGGCGCCGCCGCCGACCCCGCCTTCACGACGACGCCGCGCCGCGCCCGCATCCTGCGTCCGGTGTCGTGGCGGCGCAACGGCTTCGCCGTGACGGATGCGGCGCTGTTCCTGCGCCGCGGGAGATTCTGGCGTTCGCTCGTCGTCGTGCCGCTCGCCCGGCTGCAGTCCATCGCGCTGCAGCAGGGGCCCATCGACCGCGCGCTGCGCGTGGCCTCGGCCCGCGCGCACACCGTCGCCGGAGCGGTCGACACGAGCCTCGGCGCGATCGACGTCGAGGCGGCGCGGGGGATGTTCGAGGATGTGGCGCGTCGCGCGGTGACGGCGGCGCAGAGTGACAGGTCGCACCGGTGGTTCGTCGAGGATGCGGCGACCGTCCGACCGGGCGACCGACGGGATGAGGAGGAGAACGGATGA
- a CDS encoding Rossmann-like and DUF2520 domain-containing protein — protein sequence MRRDGRLGVGVIGAGRVGPIMAAALGGAGHALTGITAGSDQDRVEAILPGVPVLDAAEVLRRSELVVLAVPHEELPSLVAGLAELGAWQPGQLVLHTDPGYGTEVLAPAQRLGAIGLAVHPAITFTGTTIDLRQLAASYAAVTAPAAVLPIAQALAVEIGCEPVVIAEADRPAYAEAIATATEFSRVIVQQATGLLAGIGVENPGGYLSALVRSTVDDALTRADPRGPVGDTIDG from the coding sequence ATGAGGCGTGACGGCCGTCTGGGCGTCGGAGTGATCGGTGCGGGCCGGGTGGGACCCATCATGGCGGCCGCTCTCGGCGGCGCGGGACACGCGCTCACCGGCATCACCGCCGGCAGCGACCAGGACCGCGTCGAGGCGATCCTGCCCGGAGTGCCGGTGCTGGATGCGGCGGAGGTGCTCCGGCGCAGCGAGCTCGTCGTGCTCGCCGTTCCGCACGAGGAGCTCCCCTCGCTCGTGGCGGGCCTGGCCGAGCTCGGCGCCTGGCAGCCCGGCCAGCTCGTGCTGCACACCGACCCCGGCTACGGCACCGAGGTGCTCGCCCCCGCGCAGCGGCTCGGCGCGATCGGACTCGCCGTGCATCCCGCCATCACCTTCACGGGGACCACGATCGATCTCCGCCAGCTCGCCGCCTCCTACGCGGCCGTCACGGCGCCCGCCGCCGTCCTGCCGATCGCTCAGGCGCTCGCGGTGGAGATCGGCTGCGAGCCGGTCGTGATCGCCGAGGCCGACCGGCCCGCGTACGCGGAGGCGATCGCGACCGCGACCGAGTTCTCCCGCGTGATCGTGCAGCAGGCGACGGGGCTGCTCGCGGGCATCGGCGTCGAGAACCCTGGCGGGTACCTGTCGGCGCTCGTGCGTTCGACGGTCGACGACGCCCTGACACGCGCGGATCCGCGCGGACCCGTGGGCGATACGATCGACGGATGA
- the panC gene encoding pantoate--beta-alanine ligase has protein sequence MIRTIAELRTRLADARAAAPQGTRVALVSTIGALHDGHTDLIRTARENAGIVVVSSFVNPLRFATHAEYEAYPRTPDADAALLERLGVDLVFAPDAAELLPAGKATTKVSAGDLGLRYEGRVRPFYFDGLLTVEAQLLNLVRPDVAVYGERDRQRVFLVRRMVRELFFDVEIVEVETVRSADGVPISTRLDTLDAADRAAAALLPRALEAAASNADRDVDACIAAAQSALMGESRIRLEYLNVVDPATFLPVDEGHQGPALALIAASVGGHRFVDNAEIFVR, from the coding sequence ATGATCCGCACCATCGCGGAGCTGCGCACCCGACTGGCAGACGCCAGAGCCGCGGCTCCCCAGGGCACGCGTGTCGCACTCGTCTCGACGATCGGTGCGCTGCACGACGGCCACACAGACCTCATCCGCACCGCGCGCGAGAACGCCGGGATCGTGGTGGTCTCCTCCTTCGTGAACCCGCTGCGCTTCGCCACGCACGCCGAGTACGAGGCCTATCCGCGCACGCCCGACGCGGATGCCGCGCTGCTCGAGCGGCTCGGCGTGGACCTCGTGTTCGCTCCGGATGCGGCCGAGCTGCTGCCCGCGGGGAAGGCCACGACGAAGGTGAGCGCGGGAGATCTCGGCCTGCGCTACGAGGGACGGGTGCGTCCCTTCTACTTCGACGGACTGCTGACCGTCGAGGCGCAGCTGCTGAACCTGGTGCGCCCCGACGTCGCCGTCTACGGCGAACGCGACCGCCAGCGCGTGTTCCTCGTGCGCCGGATGGTGCGCGAGCTCTTCTTCGACGTCGAGATCGTCGAGGTCGAGACGGTGCGAAGCGCAGACGGCGTGCCGATCTCCACACGGCTGGACACGCTCGACGCGGCCGATCGCGCCGCCGCCGCGCTCCTGCCGCGCGCGCTCGAGGCCGCCGCATCCAACGCCGACCGTGACGTCGACGCGTGCATCGCGGCGGCGCAGAGCGCGCTCATGGGCGAGTCCCGCATCCGGCTCGAGTATCTGAACGTCGTCGACCCGGCGACGTTCCTGCCCGTCGACGAGGGTCACCAAGGTCCCGCGCTCGCCCTGATCGCCGCCTCCGTCGGCGGCCACCGTTTCGTCGACAACGCCGAGATCTTCGTGCGCTGA
- the lysS gene encoding lysine--tRNA ligase has protein sequence MTSQPENTAPAETPEEDVFEQKAVRLAKRERLIAERTDAAGGAYPVSVAVTDTIPALRERFASLEAGEETGVIAGVAGRVVFSRNTGKLCFASLQSGDGSRIQAMVSLAAVGEESLQRWKELVDLGDHVFVRGQVISSRRGELSIMVEDWQIASKALLPLPNLHSELNEETRVRSRFLDLIVRDQARATVRTRAAVNASLRETFAGHEFIEVETPMLQVQHGGASARPFVTHSNAFDTELYLRIAPELFLKRAVVGGLDRVFEINRNFRNEGADSTHSPEFAMLEAYESYSDYNGIADLTQELIQNAAAATNRLAGRPEAGHVVTWADGTEYDLGGDWDRISMYDSLNEALAVSEIDADPITPQTPVAELARIAEAAGVDEPPHATHGKYVEELWEHFVKTHLVRPTFVMDFPLDTSPLVREHRSIPGVVEKWDLYVRGFELATGYSELIDPVIQRERFVEQAKLAARGDDEAMRIDEEFLRAMEHGMPPMGGMGMGIDRLLMAVTGLGIRETILFPLVK, from the coding sequence ATGACCTCTCAGCCCGAGAACACCGCGCCCGCCGAGACCCCCGAAGAGGACGTCTTCGAGCAGAAGGCGGTGCGACTGGCCAAGCGCGAGCGACTCATCGCGGAGCGGACGGATGCGGCGGGCGGGGCCTATCCCGTCTCGGTCGCCGTGACCGACACGATCCCCGCGCTGCGGGAGCGTTTCGCGAGCCTGGAGGCGGGCGAGGAGACCGGCGTCATCGCCGGCGTCGCCGGCCGCGTCGTCTTCAGCCGCAACACCGGCAAGCTCTGCTTCGCGTCGCTGCAGTCGGGCGACGGCAGCCGCATCCAGGCCATGGTGTCGCTCGCCGCCGTCGGCGAGGAGTCCCTGCAGCGCTGGAAGGAGCTCGTCGACCTCGGCGACCACGTGTTCGTGCGCGGCCAGGTCATCTCCAGCCGCCGCGGTGAGCTCTCGATCATGGTCGAGGACTGGCAGATCGCGTCGAAGGCGCTGCTGCCGCTGCCGAACCTGCACTCCGAGCTGAACGAGGAGACGCGCGTGCGCTCGCGCTTCCTCGATCTCATCGTGCGCGACCAGGCGCGGGCGACCGTGCGCACCCGCGCCGCGGTCAACGCGAGCCTGCGCGAGACCTTCGCGGGGCACGAGTTCATCGAGGTCGAGACGCCGATGCTGCAGGTGCAGCACGGTGGCGCATCGGCGCGTCCGTTCGTGACGCACTCCAACGCCTTCGACACGGAGCTCTATCTGCGCATCGCCCCGGAGCTGTTCCTCAAGCGCGCCGTCGTCGGCGGACTCGACCGGGTGTTCGAGATCAACCGCAACTTCCGCAACGAGGGCGCGGACTCGACCCACAGCCCCGAGTTCGCGATGCTCGAGGCCTACGAGTCGTACAGCGACTACAACGGCATCGCCGATCTCACGCAGGAGCTCATCCAGAACGCGGCCGCGGCCACGAACCGCCTCGCCGGACGTCCGGAGGCCGGCCACGTCGTGACCTGGGCCGACGGGACGGAGTATGACCTCGGCGGCGACTGGGACCGCATCTCGATGTACGACTCGCTCAACGAGGCGCTCGCCGTATCCGAGATCGATGCCGATCCCATCACCCCGCAGACGCCCGTCGCCGAGCTCGCCCGCATCGCCGAGGCCGCCGGTGTCGACGAGCCGCCGCACGCGACCCACGGCAAGTACGTGGAAGAGCTGTGGGAGCACTTCGTCAAGACGCACCTGGTGCGCCCGACCTTCGTCATGGACTTCCCGCTCGACACCAGCCCGCTCGTGCGCGAGCACCGCTCGATCCCGGGCGTCGTGGAGAAATGGGACCTCTACGTGCGCGGTTTCGAGCTCGCCACCGGGTACTCCGAGCTCATCGACCCGGTCATCCAGCGCGAACGCTTCGTCGAGCAGGCGAAGCTGGCCGCGCGCGGCGACGACGAGGCCATGCGCATCGACGAGGAGTTCCTGCGGGCGATGGAGCACGGCATGCCTCCCATGGGCGGCATGGGGATGGGCATCGACCGACTGCTGATGGCCGTGACCGGCCTCGGCATCCGCGAGACCATCCTCTTCCCGCTCGTCAAGTGA
- a CDS encoding DUF4192 family protein, translated as MTTIIKARDAADFLSLVPRLLGYEPRHSVVLIPFSAGRTDGGLRVDLPPAAADTDAVASTLIGFACRVEHTDAYALLVYDDADTPTHAELVAALEVRAQACGLRRIDALHISSGRWRSYLDPALGGEIAADPDAGAHHPAGDQGAGASLPHVDLARSERVGRALTECARALEWVLNGSRPADARIHPDALVASLALEDLPAFFETWLTLRGAVPPGDAAGAERADVQDLALLIWCLARPALRDIALATWVRGVDGGDAALIAQQEWEAGVAYPDELGAWMMGEGARPDVDRLTGALEVCRLAASSAPAAYRPGALAAGAWLSWALGRSTHAARYCEQALAIDAEHGLSLIVLSMVDAGHLPDWAFRAQPG; from the coding sequence ATGACCACGATCATCAAGGCCCGGGATGCGGCCGACTTCCTCTCTCTGGTTCCGCGGCTGCTCGGCTACGAGCCGCGACACAGCGTCGTGCTGATCCCCTTCAGCGCTGGCCGCACCGACGGCGGCCTTCGCGTCGACCTGCCGCCCGCGGCGGCCGACACGGATGCGGTGGCCTCGACCCTCATCGGGTTCGCCTGCCGCGTCGAGCACACCGACGCCTACGCCCTGCTCGTGTACGACGACGCCGACACCCCGACGCATGCGGAGCTCGTGGCGGCGTTGGAGGTCAGGGCGCAGGCGTGCGGTCTCCGCCGCATCGATGCGCTCCACATCTCCTCCGGACGGTGGCGCTCCTATCTCGATCCGGCCCTCGGCGGAGAGATCGCGGCCGACCCGGATGCGGGCGCGCACCACCCCGCCGGCGACCAGGGGGCAGGGGCCTCCCTGCCGCACGTCGACCTCGCGCGGAGCGAGCGGGTCGGCCGGGCGTTGACCGAGTGCGCCCGTGCACTGGAGTGGGTGCTGAACGGGTCGCGCCCGGCGGACGCCCGCATCCATCCCGACGCCCTCGTCGCGTCCCTCGCCCTGGAGGATCTGCCCGCGTTCTTCGAGACGTGGCTCACGCTCCGAGGTGCGGTGCCGCCGGGCGACGCGGCCGGCGCGGAGCGCGCCGACGTGCAGGATCTCGCGCTGCTGATCTGGTGCCTGGCGCGCCCGGCCCTCCGCGACATCGCACTGGCCACGTGGGTGCGCGGCGTCGACGGCGGCGATGCGGCGCTCATCGCGCAGCAGGAGTGGGAGGCCGGTGTCGCGTACCCGGACGAGCTGGGCGCCTGGATGATGGGCGAGGGAGCGCGCCCCGACGTCGATCGACTGACCGGTGCGTTGGAGGTATGCCGACTCGCGGCCTCATCCGCTCCCGCCGCGTATCGACCCGGCGCACTCGCGGCGGGCGCTTGGCTCTCGTGGGCGCTCGGGCGCTCCACCCACGCCGCGCGCTACTGCGAGCAGGCGCTCGCGATCGACGCGGAGCACGGCCTGTCTCTCATCGTGCTGTCGATGGTCGACGCCGGCCATCTGCCCGACTGGGCGTTCCGGGCTCAGCCCGGCTGA
- the cls gene encoding cardiolipin synthase — protein MINIDIDLGSWWLVAVFVFDVVIRIAAIIIVPRNRRPTAAMAWLLAIYFIPVIGVVLFLVIGTPRLPRKRRRKQRAINEYIQQATAGLDHGTLRPGAPGWFTSLVRLNTNLGAMPLSGDNEAHLIADYQESLDAMADAIRGARRYVHVEFYILQTDASTDNFFRALEEVSERGVTVRVLLDHWANRGKPFYRRTLKRLDAMGAQWHLMLPVQPLRGKYQRPDLRNHRKLLVVDGDIAFMGSQNVTDSTYNLRKNIRRGLHWVDLMVRLEGPVVGSVNAVFLSDWYSETDELLTEEVDEFDLRRATGDLDCQIVPSGPGFEFENNLRLFLGLMYAAKERIILVSPYFVPDESILNAITTACHRGVEVELFVSEEGDQAMVYHAQRSYYEVLLRAGVRIWMYRKPYILHTKAMTIDDEVAVIGSSNMDMRSFGLNMEISMLVRGEEFVEEMRQVEDHYRNLSTELTLEEWLRQPLRSTVLDNLARLTSALQ, from the coding sequence ATGATCAACATCGACATCGATCTCGGATCGTGGTGGCTGGTCGCCGTCTTCGTCTTCGATGTCGTGATCCGCATCGCGGCGATCATCATCGTCCCCCGCAACCGGCGCCCCACGGCGGCCATGGCGTGGCTGCTCGCGATCTACTTCATCCCCGTGATCGGTGTCGTGCTCTTCCTGGTGATCGGCACACCGCGCCTGCCGCGCAAGCGCCGGCGCAAGCAGCGCGCGATCAACGAGTACATCCAGCAGGCCACGGCGGGGCTCGATCACGGCACGCTGCGTCCCGGTGCGCCGGGCTGGTTCACCTCGCTCGTGCGGCTGAACACCAACCTCGGGGCCATGCCGCTCTCCGGTGACAACGAGGCTCACCTCATCGCCGACTACCAGGAGAGCCTGGATGCGATGGCCGACGCCATCCGCGGCGCCCGGCGCTATGTCCACGTCGAGTTCTACATCCTGCAGACCGACGCGTCGACCGACAACTTCTTCCGCGCGCTCGAAGAGGTCAGCGAGCGTGGCGTCACCGTGCGGGTGCTGCTGGATCACTGGGCCAACAGGGGCAAGCCCTTCTACCGGCGCACGCTGAAGCGCCTCGACGCCATGGGGGCGCAGTGGCACCTGATGCTCCCCGTGCAGCCGCTGCGCGGCAAGTACCAGCGTCCCGACCTGCGCAACCACCGCAAGCTCCTCGTCGTCGACGGGGACATCGCCTTCATGGGCTCGCAGAACGTCACCGATTCGACGTACAACCTGCGCAAGAACATCCGCCGAGGCCTGCACTGGGTCGATCTCATGGTGCGCCTCGAGGGGCCGGTCGTCGGCAGCGTCAACGCCGTCTTCCTCTCGGACTGGTACAGCGAGACCGACGAGCTGCTGACCGAGGAGGTCGACGAGTTCGACCTGCGTCGCGCCACCGGTGATCTCGACTGCCAGATCGTGCCGAGCGGTCCGGGGTTCGAGTTCGAGAACAACCTGCGTCTGTTCCTCGGGCTCATGTACGCCGCGAAGGAGCGGATCATCCTCGTCAGCCCGTACTTCGTGCCGGACGAGTCGATCCTCAACGCCATCACGACCGCCTGCCATCGCGGAGTCGAGGTCGAGCTGTTCGTCTCCGAAGAGGGCGACCAGGCGATGGTCTACCACGCTCAGCGCAGCTACTACGAGGTGCTGCTGCGCGCGGGCGTGCGCATCTGGATGTACCGCAAGCCCTACATCCTGCACACCAAGGCCATGACGATCGACGACGAGGTCGCGGTCATCGGATCGAGCAACATGGACATGCGCTCGTTCGGTCTGAACATGGAGATCTCGATGCTCGTGCGCGGCGAGGAGTTCGTCGAGGAGATGCGGCAGGTCGAAGACCACTACCGCAATCTCAGCACCGAGCTCACCCTCGAGGAGTGGCTGCGTCAGCCCCTGCGCTCCACGGTGCTCGACAACCTCGCCCGGTTGACGTCCGCTCTGCAGTAG
- a CDS encoding helix-turn-helix domain-containing protein, which translates to MSPAEDDGPSGVHCRLDELLTERGMTLAELSRTVGVSVVNLSVLKNDRARAIRYSTLSAICRALDCEIGDLLVRQD; encoded by the coding sequence ATGAGCCCCGCCGAGGACGACGGCCCCAGCGGTGTCCACTGCCGGCTCGACGAACTGCTGACCGAGCGCGGGATGACGCTCGCGGAGCTGTCGCGCACGGTCGGGGTCTCGGTGGTGAACCTGTCGGTGCTCAAGAACGACCGCGCCCGCGCCATCCGCTACTCGACGCTGTCGGCGATCTGCCGCGCCCTCGACTGCGAGATCGGCGACCTGCTCGTCCGCCAGGACTGA